A portion of the Halopelagius inordinatus genome contains these proteins:
- a CDS encoding DUF7312 domain-containing protein yields MDRPDDADTARENDADRTAEAGATPTEDTAGLFWSDEEGAETPRLEPLEPGRPSPENVLFVVLGALGTVALVLTAVSPV; encoded by the coding sequence ATGGACCGACCCGACGACGCAGACACCGCCCGCGAGAACGACGCGGACCGGACGGCCGAGGCGGGCGCGACGCCCACCGAGGACACCGCCGGTCTGTTCTGGTCCGACGAGGAGGGAGCGGAGACTCCCCGACTCGAACCGCTGGAGCCCGGGCGACCCTCGCCCGAGAACGTCCTCTTCGTCGTCCTCGGGGCTCTCGGCACCGTCGCCCTCGTCTTGACGGCCGTCTCCCCGGTCTGA
- the pyk gene encoding pyruvate kinase, producing the protein MRNAKIVCTLGPASDDRATIRSLADAGMSVGRLNASHGTPEHRAEVIDRIRDVDEMTTEPIAAMVDLQGPEVRTAPLDEPIHLETGSEVRFVEGDDATPEEVGLSYSIAAAEAGDTVLLDDGRIEATVERIENGAVVAHIDSGGELSGRKGVNVPGVSLDIDLITEGDRRELEVAAEKEADFVAASFVRTANDIYTISDELENLGADIPVVAKIERAGAVENLDEIIEAAYGVMVARGDLGVEMPLEDVPIIQKRIIRKCHATGTPVITATEMLDSMVHARRPTRAEASDVANAVLDGTDAVMLSGETAIGDDPVRVVETMDSIVRQVEASPEYDETQESHIPTAEDNSRTEALARSARYLARDVDASAIVAASESGYTARKTAKFRPGVPVIATTPNDRVRRQLALSWGIIPTYSPYHNGVDEIMDDAVDAALETEVASSGDTIVVLSGMMTELEGTNTTNMLKVHVAAEAIATGRKVVGGRVAGPLAFAPDGDLTNVPNGSILALPADFDAEFEGDAKNLGGIIDARPGMTGYPALVAREIDIPMISGAPLPESVVAGTEVTVHAERGVVYEGNVIEHDAEGRR; encoded by the coding sequence ATGAGAAACGCGAAAATCGTCTGTACGCTGGGGCCAGCGTCGGACGACCGAGCCACGATTCGGTCGTTGGCCGACGCCGGGATGAGCGTCGGGCGACTGAACGCCAGTCACGGGACGCCCGAACACCGCGCGGAGGTCATAGACCGCATCCGCGACGTGGACGAGATGACGACGGAACCGATCGCGGCGATGGTCGACCTGCAGGGGCCCGAGGTTCGGACCGCCCCCCTCGACGAACCCATCCACCTGGAGACGGGGTCCGAGGTCCGGTTCGTCGAAGGCGACGACGCGACGCCCGAAGAGGTGGGTCTGTCGTACTCTATCGCCGCCGCGGAGGCGGGCGATACGGTTCTGCTCGACGACGGCCGAATCGAGGCGACGGTCGAGCGAATCGAGAACGGGGCCGTCGTCGCGCACATCGACTCGGGTGGCGAACTCAGCGGTCGCAAGGGCGTGAACGTCCCCGGCGTGAGTCTCGACATCGACCTCATCACCGAGGGCGACCGGCGGGAACTGGAAGTCGCCGCGGAGAAGGAAGCCGACTTCGTCGCCGCCTCGTTCGTCCGCACCGCAAACGACATCTATACCATAAGCGACGAACTGGAGAACCTCGGCGCGGACATCCCCGTCGTCGCCAAGATAGAGCGCGCGGGGGCCGTCGAGAACTTAGACGAGATCATCGAGGCGGCGTACGGCGTGATGGTCGCCCGCGGTGACCTCGGCGTCGAGATGCCGCTAGAGGACGTCCCCATCATCCAAAAGCGCATCATCCGGAAATGTCACGCGACGGGCACGCCCGTCATCACGGCGACGGAGATGCTCGACTCGATGGTCCACGCGCGGCGGCCGACCCGCGCGGAGGCTTCCGACGTCGCAAACGCCGTCCTCGACGGCACCGACGCGGTGATGCTCTCGGGCGAGACGGCCATCGGCGACGACCCCGTCCGCGTCGTCGAGACGATGGACAGCATCGTCCGGCAGGTGGAGGCGAGTCCGGAGTACGACGAGACCCAAGAGAGCCACATCCCGACCGCAGAGGACAACTCGCGGACGGAGGCACTCGCGCGGTCCGCGCGCTACCTCGCTCGCGACGTGGACGCAAGCGCCATCGTCGCGGCCTCCGAGTCCGGCTACACCGCGCGGAAGACGGCGAAGTTCCGGCCGGGCGTTCCGGTCATCGCGACGACGCCGAACGACCGCGTTCGCCGCCAACTCGCGCTCTCGTGGGGCATCATTCCGACGTACTCGCCCTACCACAACGGCGTCGACGAGATAATGGACGACGCCGTGGACGCCGCCCTCGAGACGGAGGTGGCGTCTTCTGGCGACACCATCGTCGTCCTCTCGGGGATGATGACCGAACTGGAGGGGACGAACACGACGAACATGCTCAAAGTCCACGTCGCCGCCGAAGCCATCGCCACCGGCCGGAAGGTGGTCGGCGGGCGCGTCGCCGGACCCCTCGCGTTCGCCCCGGACGGCGACCTGACGAACGTGCCGAACGGGTCGATTCTCGCCTTGCCCGCGGACTTCGACGCCGAGTTCGAAGGCGACGCGAAGAACCTCGGCGGAATCATCGACGCGCGGCCGGGGATGACGGGCTACCCCGCACTCGTCGCGCGCGAAATCGACATCCCGATGATATCGGGCGCTCCCCTCCCGGAGAGCGTCGTCGCGGGCACCGAAGTGACGGTTCACGCCGAACGCGGCGTCGTCTACGAGGGCAACGTCATCGAACACGACGCCGAAGGACGCCGCTGA
- the metG gene encoding methionine--tRNA ligase encodes MSHEDFPTDAPAVVTCGLPYANGDLHIGHLRTYVGGDIFSRSLRKLGQETAFVSGSDMHGTPVAVNAEKEGVTPEEFALRHHEKYEETFPEFEVEFDNYGHTHDETNTELTTDIVRTLEDEGYVYEKEIQVAYDPEADQWLPDRFVEGTCPYCGEHARGDECDEGCGRHLEPGEIEDPASTLTGNPAEYRERTHKFFEVSELQSYLQEFIDRLEGTPNAQNQPREWIEGELQDWCITRDMDWGIDYPGENPNDLVLYVWVDAPIEYISSTKQYTERVGSETFDWEAAWRDEGEITHIIGRDIIQHHTVFWPAMLRAAGFVEPRAVMASGFITLNGKGFSTSRNRAVWADEYLDEGFHPDLLRYYLATNGGFQQDVDFSWDRFRERVNNELVGTVGNFAYRSMLFAYREFEGTPDAPLSEEVRDRIEVAIEEFRAGVNDYSVREAGNAAVRLAQFGNEYIQRNEPWKLDDDDAQKAQVIRDCVQVAKAVAVLFEPVVPGKAETLWADLNETGDVHELDVDAALDAPADSFDEPAELFEKIPEERVEELNEKLQSRVEASEDEGETETDEASDRGDTDVSDEFEPLLDDRISFEEFQELDVRVGEIVDAEGIEDADKLAKLTVDIGVEERQIVAGIKQLHDLEELPGTRVVVVANLEKAELFGVESNGMVLAAGEQADLLTTHEDAVPGTKVK; translated from the coding sequence ATGAGCCACGAGGACTTTCCCACGGACGCGCCAGCGGTGGTGACGTGCGGGCTGCCGTACGCGAACGGTGACCTGCACATCGGACACCTCCGAACGTACGTCGGCGGCGACATCTTCAGCCGGTCGCTCCGCAAACTCGGACAGGAGACGGCGTTCGTCAGCGGGTCGGACATGCACGGCACGCCCGTCGCCGTCAACGCCGAAAAGGAGGGCGTCACGCCCGAGGAGTTCGCGCTTCGACACCACGAGAAGTACGAGGAGACGTTCCCCGAGTTCGAGGTGGAGTTCGACAACTACGGCCACACCCACGACGAGACGAACACCGAACTGACGACGGACATCGTCCGAACGCTCGAAGACGAGGGCTACGTCTACGAAAAGGAGATACAGGTCGCCTACGACCCCGAAGCCGACCAGTGGCTCCCGGACCGGTTCGTCGAGGGAACCTGCCCGTACTGCGGCGAACACGCCCGCGGCGACGAGTGCGACGAAGGCTGTGGCCGTCACCTCGAACCCGGCGAGATAGAAGACCCCGCCTCGACGCTGACGGGCAACCCCGCCGAGTACCGCGAACGCACGCACAAGTTCTTCGAGGTGTCCGAACTGCAGTCGTACCTGCAAGAGTTCATCGACCGACTCGAAGGCACGCCGAACGCCCAGAACCAGCCCCGAGAGTGGATCGAAGGCGAACTGCAGGACTGGTGTATCACCCGCGACATGGACTGGGGCATCGACTACCCCGGAGAGAACCCGAACGACCTGGTCCTCTACGTCTGGGTGGACGCCCCGATAGAGTACATCTCGTCTACGAAGCAGTACACAGAGCGCGTCGGGTCGGAGACGTTCGACTGGGAGGCGGCGTGGCGCGACGAGGGAGAGATAACCCACATCATCGGCCGCGACATCATCCAACACCACACGGTGTTTTGGCCCGCGATGCTCCGCGCCGCGGGGTTCGTCGAACCCCGCGCCGTCATGGCGTCGGGCTTTATCACGCTCAACGGCAAGGGCTTTTCCACCTCGCGGAACCGCGCCGTCTGGGCCGACGAGTACCTAGACGAGGGCTTTCACCCCGACCTGTTGCGGTACTACCTCGCGACGAACGGCGGGTTCCAACAGGACGTGGACTTCTCGTGGGACCGCTTCCGCGAACGCGTGAACAACGAACTCGTCGGCACCGTCGGCAACTTCGCCTACCGGTCGATGCTGTTCGCCTACCGCGAGTTCGAGGGGACGCCGGACGCGCCTCTCTCCGAGGAGGTTCGCGACCGCATCGAAGTGGCCATAGAGGAGTTCCGCGCGGGCGTCAACGACTACTCGGTCCGAGAGGCGGGCAACGCCGCCGTCCGACTCGCGCAGTTCGGCAACGAGTACATCCAGCGAAACGAACCGTGGAAACTCGACGACGACGACGCGCAGAAGGCGCAGGTCATCCGCGACTGCGTGCAGGTTGCGAAGGCCGTCGCCGTCCTCTTCGAACCCGTCGTGCCGGGGAAAGCCGAGACGCTGTGGGCCGACCTCAACGAGACGGGCGACGTTCACGAACTCGACGTAGACGCCGCACTCGACGCGCCCGCCGACTCGTTCGACGAACCCGCGGAACTGTTCGAGAAGATTCCCGAGGAACGCGTCGAGGAACTCAACGAGAAGCTTCAGTCCCGCGTCGAAGCCAGCGAGGACGAAGGGGAAACCGAAACTGACGAGGCGTCCGACCGAGGCGATACCGACGTGAGCGACGAATTCGAACCCCTGCTGGACGACCGCATCAGTTTCGAGGAGTTCCAAGAACTCGACGTCCGCGTCGGCGAAATCGTCGACGCCGAGGGCATCGAGGACGCGGACAAACTCGCGAAGTTGACCGTCGATATCGGCGTCGAGGAGCGTCAGATAGTCGCCGGTATCAAACAGCTTCACGACTTAGAGGAACTGCCCGGAACGAGAGTCGTCGTCGTGGCGAATCTGGAGAAAGCGGAACTGTTCGGCGTCGAATCCAACGGGATGGTCCTCGCCGCGGGCGAACAGGCCGACCTGTTGACGACCCACGAAGACGCGGTGCCCGGCACGAAAGTCAAGTAA
- a CDS encoding YqaA family protein, which yields MSLSAAEVLVEGAVHAGHVADFAATGTSLWPDFGWLSDVVKSASGWFGLLVIFAYSFLIAFALPGVSEVVLLAPIDMGLTYWQRMTVIILVSGVGKAAGSVFAFHIGQEAKEAGPIVRALRRSRFDVVEWSEKTTLELARTWGYAGLALALCVPGFPDTLSIYAFSVLEEDYLKFAIATFVGSVGRLVITLVGFEAVIAIGWL from the coding sequence GTGTCTCTCAGCGCCGCCGAGGTACTCGTCGAAGGGGCGGTTCACGCGGGTCACGTAGCCGACTTCGCGGCGACGGGAACGAGTCTCTGGCCCGATTTCGGCTGGTTATCCGACGTCGTCAAGAGCGCGAGCGGCTGGTTCGGACTCCTCGTCATCTTCGCGTACTCGTTTCTCATCGCCTTTGCGCTTCCCGGTGTGAGCGAAGTCGTCCTCCTCGCGCCGATAGATATGGGGCTGACCTACTGGCAGCGGATGACCGTCATCATCCTCGTGAGCGGAGTGGGGAAAGCCGCGGGAAGCGTCTTCGCGTTCCACATCGGACAGGAGGCGAAGGAGGCCGGACCGATCGTCCGCGCGCTTCGTCGGTCCCGGTTCGACGTCGTCGAGTGGTCGGAGAAGACGACGCTCGAACTCGCACGGACGTGGGGGTACGCCGGACTGGCGCTTGCGCTCTGCGTCCCGGGCTTTCCCGACACGCTATCCATCTACGCGTTCTCGGTTCTCGAAGAGGACTACCTGAAGTTCGCTATCGCGACGTTCGTCGGGAGCGTCGGCCGCCTCGTCATCACGCTCGTCGGCTTCGAGGCGGTCATCGCTATCGGATGGCTGTAG
- the mfnA gene encoding tyrosine decarboxylase MfnA, with the protein MQRAAPQEFSRVLSSMCTEPHPAARDAAERFLATNPGDPETYQEVARLERRAVETLGEIADLSDPHGYVTSGGTEANVQAVRSARNRLRVEDPNVVVPESAHFSFTKAADVLGVELRRVPTDDDHRADVDAADAAVDDDTVLVVGVAGSTEFGRVDPIPELAAVAHDAGAFLHVDAAWGGFYLPFTDHEWSFAHAPVDSMTIDPHKSGRAAVPAGGVLFRERAGLDALAVDTPYLESTSQATLTGTRSGAGVAAAAAAMDALWPDGYRREYERVAELATWFAAELRERGFETADVDLPLVAASISEPVFERLREEGWRISRTESGELRVVCMPHVTREMLTAFLADVEAVHAAGPEACSLSGDVGDAR; encoded by the coding sequence ATGCAGCGGGCCGCTCCGCAGGAGTTCAGCCGCGTCCTCTCGTCGATGTGCACGGAACCGCACCCGGCGGCTCGGGACGCCGCAGAGCGGTTCCTCGCGACGAACCCGGGCGACCCGGAGACGTACCAAGAGGTCGCTCGACTCGAACGCCGGGCGGTCGAAACGCTCGGCGAGATTGCCGACCTCTCGGACCCGCACGGCTACGTCACGAGTGGCGGGACGGAGGCCAACGTCCAAGCCGTCCGGTCGGCGCGCAACCGCCTGCGCGTCGAGGACCCGAACGTCGTCGTCCCCGAGAGCGCGCATTTCTCGTTTACCAAAGCCGCGGACGTCCTCGGCGTCGAACTCCGCCGCGTGCCGACAGACGACGACCACCGCGCGGACGTGGACGCCGCGGACGCCGCCGTCGACGACGACACCGTTCTCGTCGTCGGCGTCGCCGGGAGCACGGAGTTCGGCCGCGTCGACCCGATTCCCGAACTGGCCGCCGTCGCTCACGACGCCGGCGCGTTCCTCCACGTCGACGCCGCGTGGGGCGGCTTTTACCTTCCGTTCACCGACCACGAGTGGAGTTTCGCGCACGCGCCCGTCGATTCGATGACCATCGACCCCCACAAGTCCGGGCGGGCCGCCGTCCCCGCGGGCGGCGTTCTCTTTCGCGAACGCGCGGGACTCGACGCGTTGGCTGTCGATACGCCGTATCTCGAATCCACGTCGCAGGCGACGCTCACCGGGACGCGAAGCGGTGCGGGCGTCGCCGCCGCCGCCGCGGCGATGGACGCTCTCTGGCCCGACGGCTACCGCCGCGAGTACGAACGGGTCGCGGAACTCGCGACGTGGTTCGCCGCGGAACTCCGCGAACGCGGGTTCGAGACGGCGGACGTGGACCTCCCCCTCGTCGCCGCCTCGATATCCGAACCGGTCTTCGAACGCCTCCGCGAGGAGGGGTGGCGAATCTCGCGCACCGAGTCCGGGGAACTCCGCGTCGTCTGCATGCCGCACGTCACCCGCGAGATGCTCACCGCCTTCCTCGCGGACGTCGAAGCGGTCCACGCCGCGGGCCCCGAGGCGTGCTCTCTGTCCGGTGACGTCGGCGACGCCCGGTGA
- a CDS encoding CPBP family intramembrane glutamic endopeptidase — MSSFSPSPTRRGAWPAVVALAVVLALFATTLVVAGVAGAVVVVSVLAADAAAPGEASVALVLLAAVVPTEAVYLAVSIAFVHLRELSVPVRVPSRRDTGLSLAGAAVAVVAATVIFAAGNAAGVSPVSSAFEPAAGADPAALLLLVPLSLLVVAPAEEAFFRGVVQGRLRRAFGPIASVGVASVLFAAVHVFNYVSFDRPVELLVPLAAIFAVSLVLGGLYETTENLAVPVAVHGAYNATLAVVSYLSVVGVV; from the coding sequence ATGTCTTCGTTTTCCCCGTCTCCGACCCGCCGCGGGGCGTGGCCCGCCGTCGTCGCCCTCGCGGTCGTTCTCGCCCTGTTCGCGACGACGCTCGTCGTCGCGGGCGTCGCCGGAGCAGTCGTCGTCGTCTCCGTTCTCGCGGCCGACGCCGCCGCCCCGGGCGAGGCGTCCGTCGCCCTGGTTCTCCTCGCGGCAGTCGTTCCGACGGAGGCGGTGTACCTCGCCGTCTCTATCGCGTTCGTCCATCTCAGAGAACTTTCCGTACCGGTTCGGGTCCCGTCGCGGCGCGATACCGGCCTCTCTCTCGCGGGGGCCGCCGTCGCCGTCGTCGCCGCGACGGTAATCTTCGCCGCGGGGAACGCCGCCGGGGTCAGTCCCGTCTCCAGCGCCTTCGAACCGGCCGCGGGGGCCGACCCCGCGGCGCTTTTGCTCCTCGTTCCGCTCTCGCTTCTGGTCGTCGCGCCCGCCGAGGAAGCGTTCTTCCGCGGCGTCGTGCAGGGCCGTCTGCGTCGCGCGTTCGGACCCATCGCCAGCGTCGGCGTCGCGAGCGTCCTCTTTGCGGCCGTCCACGTCTTCAACTACGTCTCGTTCGACCGCCCGGTCGAACTCCTCGTCCCGTTGGCTGCCATCTTCGCCGTCTCTCTCGTCCTCGGTGGCCTCTACGAGACGACGGAGAACCTCGCCGTCCCCGTCGCAGTCCACGGCGCGTACAACGCCACGCTCGCCGTCGTCTCGTATCTCTCCGTCGTCGGCGTCGTCTGA
- the ppsA gene encoding phosphoenolpyruvate synthase — MAVVWLDDVRASDLGTVGGKAASLGELTSAGLPVPPGFVVTAGTYRAFIEDAGIDEELFEAVDVDHEDSAALKEAHERAHELIVETPVPEEVREEILAAYEEIGDDAFVAVRSSATAEDLPDASFAGQQETYLNIQADDLVERVKECWASLFSQRAIYYRNRKDFPHHEVDIAVVVQEMVAAEKSGVMFTSHPSTGEPRIIIEAAWGLGEAVVSGTVSPDNYVVDRDSKTVETATIADKKVMMEKDEETGETIERPVEDDRRNARVLTDEEIAELVELGERVEDHYGEPQDVEWAVYEGDIYMLQSRPITTISESGETEDSQISEAAGDGGSAEMAASADNGAETTGDGDGDGDVLFRGLGASPGIASGEARIVTKLDHLDQVGEGDIIVTEMTMPDMVPAMKRAAGIVTDEGGMTSHAAIVSRELGVPAVVGTGSATRQLEDDQPITIDGDKGTVREGVIESKDAQREPIEDARPKTPVKPMTATEVKVNVSIPEAAERAAATGADGVGLLRMEHMILSTGKTPAKYIADNGKRAYVDQLVEGMRTAAEEFYPRPVRIRTLDAPTDEFRQLEGGDDEPKEHNPMLGYRGIRRSLDTPEVFKYELEAFRRMYEMGYDNVEIMFPLVNDAEDVYRAKNLMQEAGIDPEKRQWGVMVETPASALGIEDMAGAGIDFASFGTNDLTQYTLAVDRNNENVADRFDELHPSVLKLIGDTIETCRELDVKTSICGQAGSKPQMVQFLAEKGVSSISANIDAVRDVQHEVKRVEQRLILDSVR; from the coding sequence ATGGCTGTAGTTTGGCTGGACGACGTGCGCGCCTCCGATTTGGGTACGGTCGGTGGCAAGGCGGCTTCGCTCGGCGAACTCACATCGGCAGGGCTTCCCGTCCCGCCGGGGTTCGTCGTAACCGCAGGAACGTACCGGGCATTCATCGAGGACGCCGGTATCGACGAGGAACTATTCGAGGCCGTCGACGTGGACCACGAGGACTCCGCCGCGTTGAAGGAGGCGCACGAACGCGCACACGAACTCATCGTAGAGACGCCGGTTCCCGAGGAGGTGCGCGAGGAGATTCTCGCCGCCTACGAGGAGATAGGCGACGACGCCTTCGTCGCCGTGCGGTCCTCCGCGACGGCCGAGGACCTGCCGGACGCCTCCTTCGCCGGACAACAGGAGACGTACCTCAACATCCAAGCAGACGACTTGGTCGAACGCGTCAAGGAGTGTTGGGCGTCGCTGTTCTCTCAACGCGCCATCTACTACCGCAATCGGAAGGACTTCCCGCACCACGAGGTGGACATCGCCGTGGTCGTCCAAGAGATGGTCGCCGCCGAGAAATCGGGCGTGATGTTCACGTCGCACCCCTCGACTGGCGAACCCCGCATCATCATCGAGGCGGCGTGGGGCCTCGGCGAGGCGGTGGTGTCCGGCACCGTCTCTCCGGACAACTACGTCGTGGACCGCGACAGCAAGACCGTCGAGACGGCCACCATCGCCGACAAGAAGGTGATGATGGAGAAAGACGAGGAGACGGGCGAGACCATCGAACGCCCGGTCGAAGACGACAGGCGGAACGCGCGCGTCCTCACGGACGAGGAGATAGCCGAACTGGTCGAACTCGGCGAACGCGTCGAAGACCACTACGGCGAACCGCAGGACGTCGAGTGGGCCGTCTACGAGGGCGACATCTACATGCTCCAGTCGCGACCCATCACCACCATCTCGGAGTCCGGTGAGACAGAGGACTCGCAGATATCGGAGGCCGCGGGCGACGGCGGGTCCGCCGAGATGGCGGCGTCCGCCGACAACGGCGCGGAGACGACGGGCGACGGCGACGGCGACGGCGACGTCCTGTTTCGCGGACTCGGCGCGAGTCCCGGCATCGCCTCTGGCGAGGCGCGCATCGTCACGAAACTCGACCACTTAGACCAGGTCGGCGAGGGCGACATCATCGTCACCGAGATGACGATGCCGGACATGGTGCCCGCGATGAAGCGCGCGGCGGGCATCGTGACCGACGAGGGTGGCATGACGTCGCACGCCGCCATCGTCTCGCGGGAACTCGGCGTCCCCGCCGTCGTCGGCACCGGGTCGGCCACGCGCCAACTCGAAGACGACCAACCCATCACCATAGACGGCGACAAAGGCACCGTCAGAGAGGGCGTCATCGAGTCCAAAGACGCTCAGCGCGAACCCATAGAGGACGCGCGCCCGAAGACCCCGGTCAAGCCGATGACCGCGACGGAGGTGAAGGTGAACGTCTCCATCCCCGAGGCGGCCGAACGCGCCGCCGCGACGGGCGCGGACGGCGTCGGACTCCTCCGGATGGAACACATGATTCTCTCGACGGGAAAGACCCCGGCGAAGTACATCGCGGACAACGGGAAACGCGCCTACGTCGACCAACTCGTCGAGGGGATGCGAACCGCCGCCGAGGAGTTCTACCCCCGGCCCGTCCGCATCCGAACGCTCGACGCGCCGACCGACGAGTTCCGCCAACTGGAGGGCGGCGACGACGAACCCAAAGAACACAACCCGATGCTCGGCTACCGCGGCATCCGCCGTTCGCTCGACACCCCCGAGGTGTTCAAATACGAACTGGAGGCGTTCCGTCGCATGTACGAGATGGGGTACGACAACGTCGAGATAATGTTCCCCCTCGTCAACGACGCCGAAGACGTCTACCGCGCGAAGAACCTCATGCAGGAGGCCGGAATCGACCCCGAAAAGCGCCAGTGGGGCGTGATGGTAGAGACGCCCGCCTCGGCGCTCGGAATCGAGGATATGGCCGGCGCGGGCATCGACTTCGCCTCGTTCGGGACGAACGACCTGACGCAGTACACCCTCGCCGTGGACCGCAACAACGAGAACGTCGCGGACCGCTTCGACGAACTCCACCCGTCGGTTCTGAAACTCATCGGCGACACCATAGAGACCTGCCGCGAACTCGACGTGAAGACGAGTATCTGCGGGCAGGCCGGGTCGAAACCGCAGATGGTCCAGTTCCTCGCCGAGAAAGGCGTCTCCTCTATCTCGGCGAACATCGACGCCGTTCGCGACGTGCAACACGAGGTAAAGCGCGTCGAACAGCGTCTCATCCTCGATTCGGTCCGCTGA
- a CDS encoding J domain-containing protein, with protein MQSDWVTLVPPWLLLGVLGGLAASLVVAGVFLVGGRLFPDDPVARGPRVDGTGRRRVEIRDYLRTIGEPFVEDHPIHGETVAFYLPQRDVALTFDAQAYFRLERAGTYTVLCEHEMPAHGLGRRLPFEVPTFDSAPPRENPIRASFDHLGVPTTADPAEVKRAYRDKVKEAHPDHGGSQSEFKELQEAYAKARDHAEGATA; from the coding sequence GTGCAATCGGACTGGGTGACTCTCGTTCCGCCGTGGCTCCTCCTCGGCGTTCTGGGAGGGCTCGCCGCTTCGCTCGTCGTCGCGGGGGTGTTCCTCGTCGGGGGGCGACTGTTTCCGGACGACCCGGTAGCGCGCGGCCCGCGAGTCGACGGCACGGGTCGCCGCCGGGTGGAGATTCGCGACTACCTCCGGACGATAGGCGAACCGTTCGTCGAAGACCACCCCATTCACGGGGAGACGGTCGCGTTCTACCTCCCGCAACGCGACGTGGCTCTCACCTTCGACGCGCAGGCGTACTTCCGACTCGAACGGGCGGGAACGTACACGGTCCTCTGCGAACACGAGATGCCCGCGCACGGACTCGGACGGCGTCTCCCGTTCGAGGTGCCGACGTTCGACTCCGCGCCGCCCCGTGAGAATCCGATTCGGGCGTCGTTCGACCACCTCGGCGTGCCGACGACGGCGGACCCCGCGGAGGTAAAACGCGCCTACCGCGACAAGGTGAAAGAGGCCCACCCCGACCACGGCGGGTCGCAGTCGGAGTTCAAGGAGTTACAGGAGGCGTACGCGAAAGCGAGAGACCACGCCGAGGGGGCGACGGCCTGA
- a CDS encoding DUF7839 domain-containing protein, whose protein sequence is MTGALEDKRTATRLRILVEIADRQPAVSQGEIADAVGVTSQAVSEYIRELVEDDYVEKEGRSRYRVTKEGVDWLFQEVKDLRRFADHVTDDVLESVQEDAAVAAEDVSAGETVTLSLRDGLLHAAPGSSGPATGVATTDAAAGDDVSITGFEGVIEIGPGRVTVVQIPPARSGGSSAVALSALETACDAADVVVAAGVEAVVALRKADVEAETTLAAGEVAAAAAARGLDATVVATADLVGRVTDALRDGDALYEVTEAARVEADAGD, encoded by the coding sequence ATGACCGGCGCCCTCGAAGACAAGCGCACGGCGACTCGACTCCGCATCCTCGTCGAGATAGCCGACCGACAACCGGCGGTGAGTCAAGGCGAGATAGCCGACGCCGTCGGCGTGACGAGTCAGGCAGTCAGCGAGTACATCCGCGAACTGGTCGAAGACGACTACGTCGAAAAGGAGGGTCGGTCGCGCTACCGCGTCACGAAGGAGGGCGTCGATTGGCTGTTTCAGGAGGTCAAAGACCTGCGTCGGTTCGCGGACCACGTCACGGACGACGTCTTAGAGAGCGTCCAAGAGGACGCCGCCGTCGCCGCCGAGGACGTGTCGGCGGGCGAGACGGTGACCCTGTCGCTTCGCGACGGACTGCTCCACGCCGCCCCCGGGTCGTCCGGCCCCGCGACTGGCGTCGCGACGACGGACGCCGCGGCGGGCGACGACGTGAGCATCACGGGGTTCGAAGGCGTCATCGAAATCGGCCCCGGGAGAGTGACCGTCGTCCAGATACCGCCCGCGCGGTCCGGGGGAAGTTCCGCGGTGGCGCTTTCGGCCCTCGAAACCGCCTGCGACGCCGCAGACGTCGTCGTCGCCGCGGGCGTCGAAGCCGTCGTCGCACTCCGGAAAGCGGACGTCGAGGCGGAGACGACCCTCGCGGCGGGGGAAGTAGCCGCGGCGGCGGCCGCGCGCGGACTGGACGCGACTGTCGTCGCGACGGCGGACCTCGTCGGCAGGGTGACGGACGCCCTCCGCGACGGCGACGCTCTCTACGAAGTCACCGAGGCGGCGCGAGTGGAAGCCGACGCCGGGGACTGA